A single Oleidesulfovibrio alaskensis DSM 16109 DNA region contains:
- a CDS encoding response regulator: MSEKVLIVDDEQEFLDALAERMRARGMDVTTATSPIEALALVARRSFDAIVLDFQMPELDGLETLKRMKDANDDVQVIVLTGHATVERGVEVMKHGAMDFVEKSADINSLTEKIQEASAKKLVIAEEKTREKIQAILEEKGW, from the coding sequence ATGTCTGAAAAAGTGCTTATCGTCGATGACGAACAGGAATTTCTGGATGCGCTGGCAGAACGCATGCGTGCCCGCGGTATGGATGTGACCACTGCCACATCGCCCATCGAGGCGCTGGCTCTGGTGGCGCGCCGGTCGTTCGATGCCATCGTGCTTGATTTTCAGATGCCCGAACTGGACGGGCTGGAAACCCTTAAACGCATGAAAGATGCCAATGACGATGTTCAGGTCATTGTGCTGACAGGTCATGCCACCGTGGAGCGCGGTGTTGAAGTAATGAAACACGGCGCCATGGATTTTGTGGAAAAGTCCGCCGACATCAACAGTCTGACGGAAAAAATCCAAGAGGCCAGCGCTAAAAAGCTGGTCATCGCGGAAGAAAAGACCCGTGAAAAGATTCAGGCCATTCTCGAAGAGAAAGGGTGGTAA